TCGTTACCCGGAGGTATGGTCGATGGATACGGTGACAGTCTCGCCGAAGTACCAAGTGGTAATCCCTGAGCGAGTTCGCGAAGAATTCCACATCCGGGCCGGGGACAAGATGGCCGTGATCGTGAAGCACGGGATCCTTCACTACGTTCCCGTCCGCCCCTTCGAGCAGACCAAGGGAATGACCCCCGGGCTGGATACGAGGGGCCTTCGCGACAAGCACGATCGCTTCTAGGAGTCGGGAGGCGCGGTGATATCCATCGACAGCTACGGGTGGATCGAACGGTTCGGTGGAGGGCCGAAGCAAGGTCAGTAC
This genomic stretch from Thermoplasmata archaeon harbors:
- a CDS encoding AbrB/MazE/SpoVT family DNA-binding domain-containing protein; its protein translation is MDTVTVSPKYQVVIPERVREEFHIRAGDKMAVIVKHGILHYVPVRPFEQTKGMTPGLDTRGLRDKHDRF